The Culex quinquefasciatus strain JHB chromosome 2, VPISU_Cqui_1.0_pri_paternal, whole genome shotgun sequence genome contains the following window.
TCTGTCCCGTGACgtcatcaaaaataagtttttattgttttttaggcGATAATTTGTGTACATGTACTTAGTTTTAAGCACACCATTTGGGCATGTGGTGCCTGTTGGtgttaaacaaataaacaaactgagatcaattcataagcctttacagggagggtacatgtttctaagtttagattttgctagctgcgtgctcttttagggaaaataaattttgagaaaaaaagttcaagatggtatgtcagagacataaccgaaagacataggaccaaacaatttgaatgtgtttttggattgctagtgaaatctgaaataagattattttattttttgtttcatagatttgtcggcaaaattgtcataaatgttctcccaaggtgaaccttccatgagggcaccggcaactccaggttgtggccactacggtcgaaatgtcaattttcatgttcagtatcaaaaaccatgaattttgataaccatattgccacaactcgtatggttctgttaaaGATCCTCCGGGACCCGgggaaacctgctttgagatcaccggtcactcaaggttgtggccactactgtcggaatgtcaattttcatgtacagtatcaaaaaccatgaattttgataccaatattgccacaactcgtatggttctgtaaatgtccccccaggccccgggggaaccttctttgagggcaccggcaactccaggttgtggccactactgtcgaaatggccattattatgttcagtatcaaaaaccatgaattttgatacccatattgccacaactcgtatgtttctgtaaatgtccccccaggccccgggggaaccttctttgagggcaccggcaactccaggttgtggccactactgtcgaaatggccattattatgttcagtatcaaaaaccatgaattttgatacccatattgccacaactcgtatgtttctgtaaatgtcccccaggcccggggaaccttctttgagggcaccggccactccaggttgtggccactactgtcgaaatggccattattatgttcagtatcaaaaaccatgaattttgatacccatattgccacaactcgtatgtttctgtaaatgtccccccaggccccgggggaaccttctttgagggcaccggccactccaggttgtggccactactgtcgaaatggccattcttatgttcagtatcaaaaaccatgaattttgatacccatattgccacaactcgtatgtttctgtaaatgtccccccacgccccgagggaaccttcttagagggcaccggccactccaggtagtggccactactttcgaaatggccattattatgttcagtatcaaaaactatgaattttgatacccatattgccacaactcgtatgtttctgtaaatgtccccccaggccccgagggaaccttctttgagggcaccggccactcgaggttgtggccactactgtcgaaatggccattattatgttcagtatcaaaaaccatgaattttgatacccatattgccacaactcgtatgtttctgtaaatgtccccccacgccccgagggaaccttcttagtgggcaccggccactccaggtagtggccactactgtcgaaatggccattattatgttcagtatcaaaaactatgaattttgatacccatattgccactactAGTATGGTTCTGTGAATGTCCCCCGCCCCGAGGGAATCTtcttcgagggcaccggccactccaggttgtggccactactgtcgaaatggccattattatgttcagtatcaaaaaccatgaattttgatacccatattgccacaactcgtatggttctgtaaatgtccccccaggcctcgggggaaccttctttgagggcaccggccactccagattgtggccactactgtcgaaatggccattattatgttcagtatcaaaaaccatgaattttgatacccatattgccacaactcgtatgtttctgtaaatgtccccccacgccccgagggaaccttctttgagggcaccggccactcgaggttgtggccactactgtcgaaatggccattattatgttcagtatcaaaaaccatgaattttgatacccatattgccacaactcgtatgtttctgtaaatgtccccccacgccccgagggaaccttcttagtgggcaccggccactccaggtagtggccactactgtcgaaatggccattattatgttcagtatcaaaactatgaattttgataccactACTAGTATGGTTCTGTGAATGTCCCCCCGCCCCGAGGGAATCTtcttcgagggcaccggccactccaggttgtggccactactgtcgaaatggccattattatgttcagtatcaaaaaccatgaattttgatacccatattgccacaactcgtatgtttctgtaaatgtcccccccccctccgtcccgagggaacctgcttcgagggcaccggccacttcaggttttttccaccactgtcgaattggccattttcatgagaaccgccgcatcatagcgacttccactccgtccgcttcgctcgaatttcctccttctgctgctggtggttcttccttctggttgctggtcctcttcttctattggccgctgctgctgctgctgctccgcgcctgcccgacgtgcacagttcgagtgctcgttccaatgtGACTTGCTttagcgaaattttctgcttaaatagcggcacagccggagaacggcacaaaaggggcgcggtctcgaatgcatacgctcgctctgattggtcatctgtccgatttgtactgaaaaattactcattttgattgcatgttttaagtgctttaactatgtttagtcagactatctatgtagttaaacaatagctgaagtcttcctctttcgattggtggtccaaccgtctggattgattcacagggaaaaatgatataagcgttcaaaatgtccccttttttaacgcttaaatgtgacgctttggatcgaatttctgaactggccccccaatatagtaagtaaagacatagtcctatgtcaaaaaccctagatctatgtttggcttaagactaatatcacagttgttgatggaggagtgcttcgatgagcggattcgttgacatcccacaggaagtcctgaaggttctcgttgccttttcgatgcttgcgtcgatggtgtcgacgccggccagctcgtgtagatcgtcggtcgggtaccacgggtccaggttgtgcaccatCTTGAGCAGCTTGTTCTGCTTAACCTGGAGTCGCTTACGGTGCGATTTGGCGCAGTTGCCCCAGACCGCAGCAGCGTAGGTCAGCATTGGACGGATGATGCACTTGACCACGAGCGACTTGTTCTTGATGCTCAGCTTCGATCGCCGATTCAGCAGGGAGTAGAGCGCCTTGGTGGAACGATCCACCTTCTCGATGATGTTGATCACGTGCTTGTCGTACTTCAGCTTCTTGTCATGCACCACACCCAGGTACCTGACCTCGTCGTCCCACGACGCAGGCTGGCCGTTGACGCTGATCGATCTGCGGGGAAGGTGCCGAGCAGCACGCCTCCTGGTGAAGAAGATGGACTGGGTTTTCCCAGCGTTCAGCTTGATGCGCCACTTCCGCTGAAACTCCTCGAGGTTGTTCTGTGCCGCTTGTAGGTGGGTGACGACGATCTtcgttttagaatttaaaagtcttaattcttgaatttaaaaattaaatgccttaattcttaaattttggacttttaaaaaaagaactgctgaattcttaatttctgtaccttttacgaaataaaaaaactgcagaattctaaaattattaaatgcCACAATTATTTTCACcatcttaaattacaaaaaattagaaaatccgAATTTGGAGCATTTTAGGTTAGAGATATtttgagaagaaaataataattttgtgcTTCGACTTTTCTGAGTAACACTTTGGCTAGGATCATCGAGTACGaattgtatttaaattttttgatagatgaatttcaaaattttcaaacttattaatttttttatttgtttttagtttttgaatttaaatttcatttagtttttatatctcaatttccaaatttttaaattgattgcttttttgccaacattattttttctcttttgtttatttcatcctagcaaaaataaatttgtccatACGATCTTCGGCGTTTAAAGATTCTGCGTTCTAAAATTCGGCCTCATGAGGCTATTCTGGATTTAGgcgcagattttttttcggagTTCTCCGTTACAACCCCACATGCATTAACGTTGAAttacagctttttttttaaataacacgtTTTCAATGAGGTCGAGTAACAAATAGCTTAGttgaaagtgagcaagcaagtttcttttAGAATTTGAGCTAAATTAATTGTATAAATAGTTGTAACATTCAAATtgtaaggctagtatgcagatcggaaggaaaggggtcaagaaacagctttacgaacagcagaataacgaagagggagcgatttgttggggcttttcttcaccctctctgacttgcttgcgctgccgctgctgcccatttgatttttttcttgaccggtttcatccgaagtgcgtataccgctttatgGTGAGTACAATATCCTTTATTTTGGATCAAATGTAAATTTCCGGTTAGTTCCTTCCTTGACTTGATACATAGTTTAACTAACAAGCTATCGtacccaataaaacaacaaattacaaattaaattaaatcggaAATTATACATTTTCCGATTAGTAAGTAGTTGTCAATGTTTTTAACTGAATGTTGGCGTCTTGATAAAGGGATAGTTTCGGATTGAGACAAAGATAAAATTAGTTGTTTTAGATTGAAACGATTGTTATTATTGCCAtaacaatttgcaaaatttcacttgcAGCTGCGCCCAAGGATCAGCTCGCTCCATCCTCCTGAAAATGATAAGAACAAAGAAACATTTGTTAGCATTGAGCTCAGTTTTCTCGTTCAAATAGTAACTTTGTATGAACAAACGTTGTCAGATAGGGGTGAAAGACCAATTTCAATGCATACGAGATGCTAGTTTGAGTTGTCATTCTTCTTGAGTCAAATGAACTATGCGTCATCATAGAAAATCTATCGAGCAacataaagtttagttaaggtGGAAAGGAAACTGACCTAAGCGTCTCCGACGGGCCATGTCCATGCTCAAGTTGAACCGCACTCGCGTCCGTTCATCGTGAATCTGTAAACGAAAGAATGATTGTTTTAGAATCAAACTGGATAATGAGACGGCAATTCGATTGGGCAAGCGGGTCAGGTAGGGGTGAAagaccaatttcaaaaaatagtaagaTAGGAAGATTCTACCGCGGTCCCACCTCGAAGGGAAACTTACCAGCAACTTGGTTCGTTCCGACGTAAAGTAGAAGAAGCTGATGCGACGATCTGTAACGGAGGAGAGAAACATTTGGTTAGTGAGTTTCGTTCAAATTTAAACTGTTGAAAATGATTAAATATGTTTGCTTTTGTCAGAATCCTTTTGGTTTAATGTTTGAAATGGGTGTAATCGATCAGCGACTATCAGAAACATTTTATCATCATAAAAGCATCACTTTTGTGGATTCTTAGAGATTGGAGAGGGAAATTACCTTCGCTTTGATGAAGTCCAATGCCGGCGTCCAAGCAGTTGTGGCATCATCTGTAACAATAAAAGAGAGAGAAATGTTAGTCGAAAGTTTAAATCCACTCGAAATTGATATCATTTTGAGAGGATTCAGCTGGCCGTTCTTATAGATTAATCAGAAAATTTGTCTCATGTTTAAAGTAAAGAACAATCATCAGTTAAAAATCTTAATTCTCTATTCAACTGGAAGCGAAATCTTACCCGCTTGGCTTCCGGAACTTGCTCTGCACAAAAATCCGCGGTACGTCGATCTTTTCCTTCGGATTGATGGTCCTCCGGTGGATGTAGCTGTTGACGACCACCTCGAATCCAGCACCCCGGAACAAATCGGCGATTTCGTCCTCGGCAAAGTAGTAACTTCGCGTTCCGTCCTGCCGCATGTAGAAGTTCTCCCCAATCTTGTGCCCCGGCTTAAACCGCAACTGGGCCATGTCGTACAAGCCATAGTCCCGGAACAGCACCATTCCGCCCGGCTTCATCAACCGGAAGATGTTCCCCACGACGGCACCAAACTTCTCCGGATGAATCGCCGACAGCACAAAGATCAACGTGGCAATGTCCAGCGAACCCTCGCCCAGCGTCCCAAACACCTCTTCGGTGGTGATGTCGCACGGAAAGGCCCGCATGTACCGCTCGTCGTAGAGGTTATGTTGCCTGACCAAATCGACGGCACGTGGCGACAGGTCGCACGCGTAGATAAAGTAATCCCGGTGGCCATCCTCGATCAACGGAAACACCAAGTTTCCCACGCCACACCCCACCTCCAGCATCGTCTTGACCACATCTGACCCCTCCCCGCCATCCACCGCCAGCAGCTCCTCAAACTCCCTCGTGGTCCAGTGACGATCCTTGAAGAACCGCGTTTCGTTCCGCTTGTAAAACAGATCCCAGTGCTTCCGAGCGTCCGCCTCCAGCTTCCGGGCCTGGAACTCGCTCACCATGCGCTTGTTTTGCTCCTCCAGCCGCGTCCGCTCCTCGTCCGAGAGCACTTTGACGCCGGAAGTGACCACGTCGCCGAGGTTGAACGAACCGTGCCGTTGTCCTTCGGCGGCGGCGGGTTTTTCCTCCGCAGACATTATGTTCCAAATTGCGGTTCAAATGACCGATCACAGGAAGCGACTATCAGCTTAACATTTTTGATACCCGAACGAGAACCGGCGTGGTtttaaaataaagagaatttcaGCGGAAAAATTGAACTGATCGCGTTGAAAGCCGAAAACGAAATGAACGAGTTGGGAGGGAAATTTTCAAGAGCACGCTGCCAGGCAAGCGGTGTTTTTACAGCGGTACGAATGAGCTGTCAACACGCGCAGCTGTCAAATTACCGGACGTGAGTGGAACGGGGGGTTTCAGAATTGAATTTAGCACCAggggtgccaggttgccagataaatctggcattgccagattttttgagtgccaatttgaaaaaaataattttctatttcttccacacattattttgttgatgtattttgtttagtttgtgAATCTATAAGGCTAgtacgctgatcggaaggaaaggggtcaagaaatggctttatgaacagcagaacaaaggagagggagcgatttcttggggtttttcttcaccctctctggcttacTTTCGCTGCCGccgctgcccatttgaaatttttcttgaccgattccttctgaAGTGCATACACTGGAAGAAAAGCacatagcaatatcacatgttttgcacatgaatctgccccatacgacTAAGCATGTGAATGTCAAGtgtaaatcacttgaaaatttgtATCGTGCGGCATGCTTTATCCAACTGCAAAACACGTGAACTTGACGTGACGATTCACTTGATTTTGCCATGCTGCGCTTATGAATGTTATATGAGTTTGTAGTATTACTCGATCAATTTTCCTATGATAATCACGTGAAAAAGTATGAAAcagcttgtttttgttttcgtggtaatattttctttatttcagtAAATTCACATCACCGATTTGGAATTTACACACTATTctgcaacttaaaaaaataaacgcgATCTTCATCacgcgaaaaaaataaaaatactagcAATCAGAGGGCGTTTTTCATGGCGGAATTTCGTGACTCTTGCAGCAGGTTAAAAGGCTTTGTGAGCCACCGAATAATGCACCGTCCGAAAAAAGAATAATCTGGATCTGCTCCCGCTCCTTAAACAATCCGCTTTGACCATAAGGAACGCTATCATCCGGGTATATAGAGATGTAGCACGGGAGCTTATGTTTTCCGCTCGTAAattttctgagaaaaaaaagatatttttcaaagattaagtaaaaatattaaaaacttgaACACTACAATCCAtcaaagctcttttgaataattttacttACCAAAAATTCAGGAAATTATCTTTGGCGACTTGCACTGCTTTCTTCATCCTCGCCATTTTCCTTTTCTAGATTACACTAAGGGTTTTCACTTCGgtatcaaaatcaaaacatgcaaatcgAACGTGATTTACACTTGAATATCATATTATTTGGCCGTTGGGGCGAATCGAAGTGCATTCCACGTGAATCATACATGAAAATCCAATGAAAAAAGTATGGATCACGTTGGGTACAACCAACGTGGTTTTCAcatgtatttattttgaattgcaTGCCTAAACCAAAGGAAAAGCATGTGAATTTATCGTGTTGGTTTTTGGAGAAGCTCACGTGAAAAACCATTTGAATTTGCTATGttggattttttcagtgtacaccGCTATAATGTATAAAGAGTGAAAATACACTGTTTTTGAATACGAAATTGCTTTttactttgagaaaagtggcttgccagattttttcaagattttttgccagattttttctgTTCAGACCTGTAACCCTGTTTAGCAcactgagttcgttttcgcactttttcatacgattttttcagctcgactgcgataacacaaaaaagtgtaatcgtagttgaactgaaaaaatcgtatcacAACATCCAAATTTTCTTTCCATGTGTCAAACTTTGACCGTTGTACGCTGGATGTTTTTTCGTTGctgttacactcaaaccccgatggtttgacaccaactgttgtcaaacgaacggggtcactttttagtttgacaccccttttacacggagttcacacacactactgaacgtttgtttagatagtgtgtgtgagcgccgtgtaaaaagtgacagttcgtcactttttagtttgactttgaccaaccaacggggtacaaactaaaaaagtgtcaaacgaaaaagtgaccaaccaccgggggttgagtgtacgaCGCCTGGCTCTGGATGCGCGCGTTCAAAGAAAGTGTTGCCAatacaaatcaaacaaattaatggcaaaaagtttttttattttcaaatcagtcTACAAGCAGTACTAATTATCAAATCTCTTcacagtcttcggcaaagttgtgcccTGAAACTCAAACTAAAAactcatgaggtttttgaaaaatccaaaaatcgttgaaggactcaaaaatggcaataaccAAAACGCAccaattttacgggttaaatcccatttaaactttaaagccggagcgccaggtcctgtcgcaaccaatcgggctcatattgtggatttagctcgtagctggattttctggcatcttctcacggtcattggaaacggtcgtggatagacctaggggttcccagttggagtgaaaaaatgcaatttatagaaaaattatggattaacattttgcttttttatcacttctccgacatcaggaataattgtttgaacatgctcgcaatttttttattcggtcggaaaaatattatttttcttgaaaaaacattcatttttaatcacatgatcacccctaattctggctcgatgccgccatcatgcaaccgcgtgctccgtttgtttgtcaacaaagctgcagctggatggtgagacgaagtgaggggggaagagattttgacatttttatgcccgcatctggcccgccgcctatttcgtcggtcactgagccgccggtcgtttccagtgaccgagtccagctaggtactgatcgtacaatatttgggattctgactcagtacacctaggggatcatcccctgaaatgcccacaaaaaagtgtcattttgttacatcctaataggttatggtgccctctccccgtgccataccttcacacttaggagacccgggaggcggagtcttgtcgcaaaaagaacgatacacgcctgtggatccgttgacgaaaccgcaaggtttaagagggccacatcataaggtgttacgtcgattccgttttttttatatgcacttcggaaggaaccgctcaagaaaaaaatcaaatgggcagcaacggcagcgaaagcaagctaGGGAGGGTGAAGAAaggccccaagaaatcgctcactctcctttgttctgctgttcgtaaagctgtttcttgaccccttaccttccgatctgcataccagCCTAAAAACCCTCTGAAATTTTCAGGCCGATTGGTGAGgccgatgcgagatgggtattagagtgtaacaaaaatgactttttggcggacattcaagggtttgttccggtgggcatactaagcccaaatccaaaatatgagcttgattggatgtaacaggagctggcgctccgcccttcaattttaaatgggatttaacccgtaaaaaaggattttttcaaaaatgtcactttttgaggcattttggccactaaagcgtttattttcaacatcattggcgtgtaggccagatccttgcgcatcttttggtatatataacattgaaatttggagcaccctggagctcggtacagaccttcaaagtttggcattttttcgaaaaatctgccccggcaaaaaagatatgcgtcgcgccttgcgacgccctagacgccatttgattggccgattttttgaaaaaatggcaaACTTTGGAGGTCTGTACCGAGATCCAGGgagctccaaatttcaatgttatatataccaaccCAGTCACGAGAATTTCTGGCTAAATtggttctgctagaatcctgctagaatgattctagcaggcCTGTTC
Protein-coding sequences here:
- the LOC6031805 gene encoding tRNA N(3)-methylcytidine methyltransferase METTL6, which codes for MSAEEKPAAAEGQRHGSFNLGDVVTSGVKVLSDEERTRLEEQNKRMVSEFQARKLEADARKHWDLFYKRNETRFFKDRHWTTREFEELLAVDGGEGSDVVKTMLEVGCGVGNLVFPLIEDGHRDYFIYACDLSPRAVDLVRQHNLYDERYMRAFPCDITTEEVFGTLGEGSLDIATLIFVLSAIHPEKFGAVVGNIFRLMKPGGMVLFRDYGLYDMAQLRFKPGHKIGENFYMRQDGTRSYYFAEDEIADLFRGAGFEVVVNSYIHRRTINPKEKIDVPRIFVQSKFRKPSG